The proteins below come from a single Drosophila suzukii chromosome X, CBGP_Dsuzu_IsoJpt1.0, whole genome shotgun sequence genomic window:
- the LOC108015385 gene encoding NEDD8 ultimate buster 1 produces MSHLDNIFIQVRARLQSEGVKLWEEPYYSEDLGSIEGALENLAKEYSNVMGFDLCRCKFILTELQENALRKLAARREYSSTGMATFKVRRIDKHSGATMVDIKCHLNSLGSDLQAAIAEKLQMPNAEHVKCIAAGRVVSSNASLADQLLRNNQQLIVIVGDGDNSGEALYERINRIKADVQAVVSSQNRLIEMEDQNGSPVFLPPAENRALLLGLGFCEKARAAMLREDYEEALLLLLEADQSFATCDSQFLESVDNYALLNLDIVWCYLCLKNVTQLPDADRRLAICGRNFRRSYGENFERLYSMKGKACPERALIMRLQLLQGVVMFHQNRRDEAFERFEAANILLRELKINGDQLALLVEMGFEPAEARLALRSCSGGSNIELAVQFIQERRQQLKDARKQSKAERALQRRLMRSSANDSDWVNPRSVCTLTDMGFEGGLATVALQRSKNDLPKAVELLQTEADVLRAALPRNRVTSDQDKLVQLLQLGFKEDNSRVALENASNNIERAIESLLRAFQSEEELKETLERVGRMAGIEGQNWDGPSTSSASIGAQTAPPSPLIEAVMKHARSEIETYKAYERFNADISQNDMDYLDLPLVQEEKVLHEYLNLLQQ; encoded by the exons ATGTCGCACCTCGACAATATATTCATCCAGGTTCGGGCACGCCTCCAATCCGAGGGCGTTAAGCTGTGGGAGGAGCCGTACTACTCCGAGGATCTTGGCAGCATAGAGGGCGCTCTGGAG AACCTGGCCAAGGAGTACTCCAACGTCATGGGCTTTGACCTGTGTCGCTGCAAGTTCATCCTGACCGAGCTGCAGGAGAACGCGCTTCGCAAGCTGGCCGCCCGCCGGGAGTACAGCTCCACCGGAATGGCCACGTTCAAGGTTCGCCGCATTGACAAGCACAGCGGCGCCACCATGGTGGACATCAAGTGCCACCTCAACTCCCTGGGTTCCGACCTGCAGGCGGCCATAGCCGAAAAGCTCCAGATGCCGAATGCCGAGCACGTGAAGTGCATCGCCGCCGGAAGAGTGGTGTCGAGCAATGCCTCCTTGGCTGACCAGCTGCTGAGGAACAACCAGCAGTTAATTGTGATCGTGGGCGATGGGGATAATAGCGGCGAAGCCCTGTACGAAAGAATCAATCGCATCAAGGCAGATGTTCAGGCAGTGGTGTCCTCCCAGAACCGTCTCATTGAA ATGGAGGACCAGAACGGCAGTCCCGTCTTTCTGCCACCGGCCGAGAACCGCGCCCTGCTCCTCGGTCTGGGATTCTGCGAGAAGGCCCGTGCGGCCATGTTGCGCGAAGATTACGAAGAGGctctgctcctgctcctggaGGCCGACCAGTCCTTTGCCACCTGCGATTCTCAATTCCTCGAGTCGGTCGACAACTATGCTCTGCTTAACCTGGACATAGTGTGGTGCTATCTCTGCCTAAAGAACGTGACCCAACTGCCGGATGCCGACCGACGGCTGGCCATCTGCGGCCGCAATTTCCGTCGCAGCTATGGCGAGAATTTCGAGAGACTGTACTCCATGAAGGGCAAGGCCTGTCCGGAAAGGGCGTTAATAATGCGCCTGCAGCTACTCCAGGGCGTGGTCATGTTCCACCAGAATCGCCGTGATGAGGCCTTCGAGCGCTTCGAAGCGGCCAATATCCTGCTGAGGGAACTCAAGATCAACGGCGATCAACTGGCTCTCCTCGTCGAGATGGGGTTCGAGCCCGCCGAGGCTCGGCTGGCCCTGCGCTCCTGTTCGGGCGGAAGTAACATTGAGCTGGCTGTTCAGTTTATCCAGGAGCGTCGTCAGCAGCTCAAGGATGCCCGCAAGCAGTCCAAGGCAGAGCGTGCCCTGCAGCGCCGCTTGATGCGCTCCAGCGCCAACGATAGCGACTGGGTGAATCCCCGCAGTGTGTGCACCCTTACCGATATGGGATTCGAGGGCGGACTAGCTACCGTCGCCTTGCAGCGCTCCAAAAATGATCTACCAAAAGCG GTGGAACTGCTGCAGACTGAAGCCGACGTGCTGCGTGCTGCCTTGCCCCGCAACAGGGTCACCAGCGACCAGGACAAACTGGTCCAACTTCTCCAGCTGGGATTCAAGGAAGACAACTCGCGCGTGGCCCTCGAGAACGCATCGAATAACATTGAGCGGGCCATCGAAAGTCTGCTGAGAGCCTTCCAGAGTGAGGAGGAGCTGAAGGAGACTCTGGAGCGTGTTGGCCGTATGGCCGGAATCGAAGGTCAGAACTGGGATGGTCCCTCCACCTCAAGCGCCTCCATTGGGGCCCAGACTGCTCCGCCATCACCCCTCATCGAGGCGGTTATGAAGCATGCACGCTCTGAGATAGAGACCTACAAGGCATATGAGCGCTTCAACGCCGACATCAGTCAGAATGACATGGACTACCTGGACTTGCCGTTGGTCCAGGAGGAGAAGGTCCTCCATGAGTATCTCAATCTGTTGCAGCAGTAA